The segment AAACCGAAATTTGTTTGCTAACCCCAACACGGTAAGCTCTTAGTGGGAATTCCTGCAGAAGTTATTAAACACGGGCGCGTATTGACCCTTCCCGGTTACTTTCGCCCGACAAAGATCTGGGATTTGCTGATATTAAGGAGAGGCCGTCTGGTTGCAGCCATTGAATTGAAATCGCAAGTTGGCCCCTCATTTGGCAACAATTTCAACAACCGCACCGAGGAAGCCATCGGAACCGCCGTTGACCTGTGGACGGCCTATCGTGAAGGCGCGTTTGGTGAACAGTCACGACCATTCCTGGGATGGCTGATCCTTCTTGAAGATACGTCTGCATCGCGCAAACCGGTAAAAAATCGATCTCCCCATTTCCAACTGTTCCCGGATTTTCAGAACGCTTCCTACGCGGACCGCTACAATATCTTCTGCAAGAAGATGGTTCAGGAACGACTCTACTCGGCTGCTTGCGTCCTAATGTCTCCCCGCTCCGCTGCACGTACCGGTAAATACGTCGAGATGAGCAAGGCCACCGGCCTCCACGTCTTTGTAACGGAACTCGCAGGCCATATAGCAACCGAAGCGGCAAGATAATTCCCCTATATTATTTCCACCTCCAGCAGGGACATGACTTCTTGACTTCCTTGTAAAAATGTTTAGATGGTATATTTTCTAGGTATACGGGAGAACAGGAGGTTAGTCACGCGCCATGAGCGATTTCCCAGTACTGATATGGAAGGAGGAAAACGTCTACGTAACTGGTTGTCCAATCACATCAGTTTCGACTTTTGGGGATACATATGAGGAAGCAATGGAGCATCACAAGGAAGCAATGGAACTGTATATTGAAGACTTATCGGAATCGGAGATTGAAGAGTTGGCAGCTTTTGCCCGTCCGTTAAGCTACAATTCCGTGAAGCTTTCACTCAGGAGAGAGGAAGCTTGAGCCGCTTGACCCCGCTGTCTTTTCAAGAAGTTAGAGAATTCTGATGCAATGGGGTTTTACTTTTAAAAGTGCTAAAGGAAGTCATATGAAATATGAAAACAAAAAAGCAGGAAAAACTGTAATTGTTCCAAAACATGCCAACAAAGATATTCCTGTTTCTACTATCCAGAGAATCATAAAGCAGTCTGGCCTTTCAAGAGATATTTTTATAAAGTAATGGGACGCAAGCCAAAAATCATACCCCACATTCCGGGAACCTTGGAGCAGATAGACAACGCTATGTTTTCGGCTGGATACCGCAAGAACTCTAAACACGATGCGTAATTTCTCCTGCGCGACAACCTAGGTGCCTATGGACGGAATCAGGGAACTTGAACTTGAGAACATAGAAGCGGTAAAGGTCCTCTACGGGGAACTTAACTCGAATCTCAAGGAAATAGAGAACGAATTCGACATAAGCATCCACACCCGGGGCAACAAGATCACTCTCAAGGGGAACGAGGAGAGGACCGCGGAGGCGGGCATGCTCATGGGGCAGATGTACTCTCTTATAGAGAAGGGGTACGTTCTCCAGCCTTCGGACATAAAGATAGCGAAAAGGCTTCTAAGCCAGAAAGACGCCTCCCTCGAAGAAATATTCCTCGACACGGTCTGCATATCCGTACGGAAAAAAATAATAACCCCCAAGACAATAAACCAGAAACTCTACATCGACGCCATAAGAAGAAACGACATGGTGTTCGGCATAGGACCGGCGGGAACGGGGAAAACCTACCTGGCGATGGCGATGGCCGTCTCGGCGTTTACGAACAAGAAAGTAAACAGAATAGTGCTCGCTCGGCCCGCCGTGGAGGCGGGAGAAAAACTGGGGTTTCTCCCCGGCGATCTCCAGGAAAAGGTGAATCCGTACCTGAGGCCCCTTTTCGACGCTCTTTACGACATGATGGATTTTGAGAGGGCAAACAGGCTGATTGA is part of the Candidatus Dadabacteria bacterium genome and harbors:
- a CDS encoding type II toxin-antitoxin system HicA family toxin, which translates into the protein MQWGFTFKSAKGSHMKYENKKAGKTVIVPKHANKDIPVSTIQRIIKQSGLSRDIFIK
- a CDS encoding type II toxin-antitoxin system HicB family antitoxin; amino-acid sequence: MSDFPVLIWKEENVYVTGCPITSVSTFGDTYEEAMEHHKEAMELYIEDLSESEIEELAAFARPLSYNSVKLSLRREEA
- a CDS encoding PhoH family protein, which encodes MDGIRELELENIEAVKVLYGELNSNLKEIENEFDISIHTRGNKITLKGNEERTAEAGMLMGQMYSLIEKGYVLQPSDIKIAKRLLSQKDASLEEIFLDTVCISVRKKIITPKTINQKLYIDAIRRNDMVFGIGPAGTGKTYLAMAMAVSAFTNKKVNRIVLARPAVEAGEKLGFLPGDLQEKVNPYLRPLFDALYDMMDFERANRLIEKNMIEIVPIAYMRGRTLNDAFIILDEAQNTTAIQMKMFLTRLGFGSKTVITGDITQIDLGREQNSGLIEAMNILSGIKGIEFVNFSKTDVIRHPLVMKIIDAYEKIKDNVSGLTP